One segment of Capillibacterium thermochitinicola DNA contains the following:
- the pyrR gene encoding bifunctional pyr operon transcriptional regulator/uracil phosphoribosyltransferase PyrR, whose product MSKVKAQVMDGENIRRALYRLSHEITERNKGVEDLVLIGIRTRGVPLAQRLAKLIGEHEQTEIPVGTLDITFYRDDLTLISPQPVLHRTDVPFDINGLKVVLVDDVLYTGRTVRAALDALMDLGRPSMIQLAVLIDRGHRELPIRADYIGKNVPTSQREVVQVRLNETDGEDRVIIEELTRE is encoded by the coding sequence GTGAGCAAAGTAAAAGCACAGGTCATGGACGGCGAAAATATCCGCCGGGCTTTATACCGGCTTTCCCATGAGATTACCGAGCGGAATAAAGGGGTCGAGGATCTGGTCCTGATTGGGATCCGGACGCGGGGCGTACCGTTGGCCCAGCGGCTGGCGAAATTGATCGGTGAACACGAACAGACCGAGATCCCCGTCGGCACCCTGGACATTACCTTTTACCGGGATGATCTGACCTTAATCTCTCCTCAGCCTGTTTTACACCGGACCGACGTTCCCTTCGATATCAACGGACTAAAGGTTGTGCTGGTGGACGATGTGCTTTATACCGGCCGGACGGTTCGAGCGGCTTTGGACGCTTTAATGGATTTGGGCCGGCCCAGCATGATTCAGCTGGCGGTATTGATCGACCGCGGCCACCGGGAACTCCCGATCCGTGCCGACTATATCGGGAAAAATGTCCCAACGTCGCAACGGGAAGTGGTTCAGGTTCGATTAAATGAAACCGACGGGGAAGATCGGGTCATAATTGAAGAATTGACGAGA